One Oncorhynchus masou masou isolate Uvic2021 chromosome 18, UVic_Omas_1.1, whole genome shotgun sequence DNA window includes the following coding sequences:
- the LOC135504570 gene encoding semaphorin-3ab-like isoform X2, with protein MLGTLSVRVCETMWRFATLFLLAHLGRSLTGAWRASLPRLQFTHSELVQNGRLLSLPLAAGDMHSLLPDEDGRRLYVAMKDNLLSTSLDDITQNPSKLYWPASPDRVQECLMAGKDRELECANFLRVLQPYNQTHLYVCGTGAFNPRCAFIPTTVFLKSERQTLSFGQTECGKGKCPYDPHQRTASAIIDGELYAGISSDFMSRDSAFFRSLGSRHVIRTEQYDSSWLQNAQFVKVAWMAETDNPEDDKVYVFFTERAQEAEGAAGKVLYSRVARVCKNDIGGQRSLVNKWSTFQKARIVCSIPGSDGIQTHFDQLQDIFILHDGKDKKNPLIYGLFTTSSDILNGSAVCVYRMQDVVRAYKGNFYHKEGPQYKWAEYTGKIPYPRPGTCPSSTYGSYSSTREYPDDVIFFSRTHPLLQEAVLPLGGRPLLVRVGVHYKFSRLLVERVEAVDGQYDVLFIGTDSGQVLKSIHLPKEHGVSQEVTLEQLQVFQHKSPVTTMTLSKKKWLFVGSAEGVAQLALFQCELYGQACAECCLARDPYCTWDGHACSPFMPIARRRNARQVGDEEDPLTQCVIQGAGLQVEAEQRMMMVAEGNSTYLECLPKSRHAAVTWYKQAGENSPELNQLQSGEQLVVTERGVLISRAETGHSGVYHCQLEEHGFHWTAVTVHLSVWSPSRALSWSTSNRNPNSSPDASQPWYQDVMALIHPSSLEQHCQRLGFRRRRNRGQDQTKDSDHKTGDGPRGERHKHGGRGGGGGGGGGRGGGRKSRSKPKQRSPRSS; from the exons ATGCTCGGGACTTTGAGTGTGCGCGTGTGTGAGACCATGTGGAGGTTCGCGACCTTGTTCCTTCTAGCCCACCTGGGGCGCAGTCTGACAGGGGCATGGAGAGCCTCCCTGCCGCGCCTGCAGTTCACTCACTCAG agctggtCCAGAATGGCCGTCTCCTATCCCTGCCCCTGGCGGCGGGGGACATGCACTCTCTGCTGCCAGATGAAGATGGCCGTCGGCTCTACGTGGCCATGAAGGACAACCTGCTGTCCACCAGCCTGGATGACATCACACAAAACCCCAGCAAG CTCTACTGGCCAGCAAGTCCAGACCGGGTCCAAGAGTGTTTGATGGCTGGAAAGGACCGGGAG TTGGAGTGCGCTAATTTCCTGCGAGTGCTGCAGCCCTATAACCAGACCCACCTGTATGTGTGTGGAACGGGAGCCTTCAACCCTCGCTGTGCCTTCATCCCTACCACCGTCTTCCTCAAG TCGGAGCGACAAACTCTATCATTTGGACAGACTGAATGCGGGAAGGGAAAGTGTCCATATGATCCCCACCAGAGAACTGCCTCCGCCATTATTG ATGGGGAGCTGTATGCTGGGATCTCATCTGACTTCATGAGTCGAGACTCGGCCTTCTTCCGCAGCCTGGGCAGTCGTCATGTGATCCGCACCGAGCAGTACGATTCCTCCTGGCTGCAGA atGCCCAGTTTGTTAAGGTGGCCTGGATGGCAGAGACTGATAACCCAGAGGATGATAAGGTGTACGTGTTCTTCACTGAGCGCGCTCAGGAGGCAGAGGGGGCTGCTGGGAAGGTGCTGTACTCCAGAGTGGCGCGTGTCTGCAAG AATGACATCGGGGGCCAGCGGAGTCTGGTGAACAAGTGGAGCACCTTCCAGAAGGCACGTATCGTGTGCTCTATCCCTGGATCCGACGGGATACAGACTCACTTTGACCAACTAC AGGACATCTTTATCCTCCATGATGGAAAGGACAAGAAGAACCCCCTGATCTACGGCCTCTTCACCACATCTAG TGACATTCTGAATggctcagcggtgtgtgtgtaccGCATGCAGGACGTGGTCCGGGCATACAAAGGAAACTTCTACCACAAGGAGGGACCACAGTACAAGTGGGCCGAGTACACAGGAAAGATCCCCTACCCAAGACCTGGCACA tgTCCCAGCAGCACATACGGTAGCTACAGCTCTACCCGGGAGTACCCCGATGACGTCATCTTCTTCAGCCGTACCCACCCTCTGCTGCAGGAGGCGGTGCTTCCGCTGGGAGGGCGCCCCTTGTTGGTCAGGGTGGGAGTGCACTACAAGTTCAGCCGGCTGCTGGTGGAACGAGTAGAGGCAGTGGATGGACAGTATGACGTCCTGTTCATcggcacag ACTCCGGCCAGGTGCTGAAGTCTATCCACCTCCCTAAAGAACACGGTGTTTCCCAGGAGGTCACCCTGGAGCAGCTGCAGGTCTTCCAG CACAAGTCACCTGTGACGACCATGACACTGTCCAAGAAAAAG TGGCTGTTTGTGGGTTCTGCAGAGGGTGTGGCCCAGTTGGCTCTGTTCCAGTGTGAGTTGTACGGCCAGGCCTGTGCTGAGTGCTGCCTGGCCAGAGATCCCTACTGCACCTGGGATGGACACGCCTGCAGCCCCTTCATGCCCATCGCACGCAG GAGGAACGCTCGTCAGGTTGGTGATGAGGAGGATCCCCTGACCCAGTGTGTCATACAAGGAG CCGGGCTGCAGGTGGAAGCAGAACAGAGGATGATGATGGTTGCAGAGGGTAACAGCACATACCTGGAGTGCCTGCCCAAATCCAGACATGCGGCCGTGACCTGGTACAAACAGGCAGGAGAGAACAGCCCTGAGCTGAATCAG TTGCAGTCGGGAGAGCAGCTggtggtgacagagagaggtgttCTGATCAGTCGGGCCGAGACGGGTCACTCTGGTGTGTACCACTGTCAACTGGAGGAGCACGGCTTCCACTGGACCGCCGTCACTGTGCATCTGAGTGTGTGGAGCCCCTCCCGTGCCCTCTCCTGGTCCACCAGCAACCGCAACCCCAACTCCAGCCCAGACGCCTCCCAACCCTGGTACCAGGACGTCATGGCCCTCATCCACCCCAGCAGCCTAGAGCAGCACTGTCAGAGGCTGGGCTTCAGGCGACGACGCAACCGCGGCCAGGATCAGACCAAGGACAGTGACCACAAGACAGGGGATGGCCCCAGGGGCGAGAGGCACAAACATGGAGGccgaggaggaggtggaggaggtggaggaggaagaggaggcgggaggaagagcaggagcAAACCCAAGCAGAGGTCTCCGCGAAGCTCTTAG
- the LOC135504570 gene encoding semaphorin-3ab-like isoform X1, translating to MLGTLSVRVCETMWRFATLFLLAHLGRSLTGAWRASLPRLQFTHSELVQNGRLLSLPLAAGDMHSLLPDEDGRRLYVAMKDNLLSTSLDDITQNPSKLYWPASPDRVQECLMAGKDRELECANFLRVLQPYNQTHLYVCGTGAFNPRCAFIPTTVFLKSERQTLSFGQTECGKGKCPYDPHQRTASAIIDGELYAGISSDFMSRDSAFFRSLGSRHVIRTEQYDSSWLQNAQFVKVAWMAETDNPEDDKVYVFFTERAQEAEGAAGKVLYSRVARVCKNDIGGQRSLVNKWSTFQKARIVCSIPGSDGIQTHFDQLQDIFILHDGKDKKNPLIYGLFTTSSDILNGSAVCVYRMQDVVRAYKGNFYHKEGPQYKWAEYTGKIPYPRPGTCPSSTYGSYSSTREYPDDVIFFSRTHPLLQEAVLPLGGRPLLVRVGVHYKFSRLLVERVEAVDGQYDVLFIGTDSGQVLKSIHLPKEHGVSQEVTLEQLQVFQHKSPVTTMTLSKKKQWLFVGSAEGVAQLALFQCELYGQACAECCLARDPYCTWDGHACSPFMPIARRRNARQVGDEEDPLTQCVIQGAGLQVEAEQRMMMVAEGNSTYLECLPKSRHAAVTWYKQAGENSPELNQLQSGEQLVVTERGVLISRAETGHSGVYHCQLEEHGFHWTAVTVHLSVWSPSRALSWSTSNRNPNSSPDASQPWYQDVMALIHPSSLEQHCQRLGFRRRRNRGQDQTKDSDHKTGDGPRGERHKHGGRGGGGGGGGGRGGGRKSRSKPKQRSPRSS from the exons ATGCTCGGGACTTTGAGTGTGCGCGTGTGTGAGACCATGTGGAGGTTCGCGACCTTGTTCCTTCTAGCCCACCTGGGGCGCAGTCTGACAGGGGCATGGAGAGCCTCCCTGCCGCGCCTGCAGTTCACTCACTCAG agctggtCCAGAATGGCCGTCTCCTATCCCTGCCCCTGGCGGCGGGGGACATGCACTCTCTGCTGCCAGATGAAGATGGCCGTCGGCTCTACGTGGCCATGAAGGACAACCTGCTGTCCACCAGCCTGGATGACATCACACAAAACCCCAGCAAG CTCTACTGGCCAGCAAGTCCAGACCGGGTCCAAGAGTGTTTGATGGCTGGAAAGGACCGGGAG TTGGAGTGCGCTAATTTCCTGCGAGTGCTGCAGCCCTATAACCAGACCCACCTGTATGTGTGTGGAACGGGAGCCTTCAACCCTCGCTGTGCCTTCATCCCTACCACCGTCTTCCTCAAG TCGGAGCGACAAACTCTATCATTTGGACAGACTGAATGCGGGAAGGGAAAGTGTCCATATGATCCCCACCAGAGAACTGCCTCCGCCATTATTG ATGGGGAGCTGTATGCTGGGATCTCATCTGACTTCATGAGTCGAGACTCGGCCTTCTTCCGCAGCCTGGGCAGTCGTCATGTGATCCGCACCGAGCAGTACGATTCCTCCTGGCTGCAGA atGCCCAGTTTGTTAAGGTGGCCTGGATGGCAGAGACTGATAACCCAGAGGATGATAAGGTGTACGTGTTCTTCACTGAGCGCGCTCAGGAGGCAGAGGGGGCTGCTGGGAAGGTGCTGTACTCCAGAGTGGCGCGTGTCTGCAAG AATGACATCGGGGGCCAGCGGAGTCTGGTGAACAAGTGGAGCACCTTCCAGAAGGCACGTATCGTGTGCTCTATCCCTGGATCCGACGGGATACAGACTCACTTTGACCAACTAC AGGACATCTTTATCCTCCATGATGGAAAGGACAAGAAGAACCCCCTGATCTACGGCCTCTTCACCACATCTAG TGACATTCTGAATggctcagcggtgtgtgtgtaccGCATGCAGGACGTGGTCCGGGCATACAAAGGAAACTTCTACCACAAGGAGGGACCACAGTACAAGTGGGCCGAGTACACAGGAAAGATCCCCTACCCAAGACCTGGCACA tgTCCCAGCAGCACATACGGTAGCTACAGCTCTACCCGGGAGTACCCCGATGACGTCATCTTCTTCAGCCGTACCCACCCTCTGCTGCAGGAGGCGGTGCTTCCGCTGGGAGGGCGCCCCTTGTTGGTCAGGGTGGGAGTGCACTACAAGTTCAGCCGGCTGCTGGTGGAACGAGTAGAGGCAGTGGATGGACAGTATGACGTCCTGTTCATcggcacag ACTCCGGCCAGGTGCTGAAGTCTATCCACCTCCCTAAAGAACACGGTGTTTCCCAGGAGGTCACCCTGGAGCAGCTGCAGGTCTTCCAG CACAAGTCACCTGTGACGACCATGACACTGTCCAAGAAAAAG CAGTGGCTGTTTGTGGGTTCTGCAGAGGGTGTGGCCCAGTTGGCTCTGTTCCAGTGTGAGTTGTACGGCCAGGCCTGTGCTGAGTGCTGCCTGGCCAGAGATCCCTACTGCACCTGGGATGGACACGCCTGCAGCCCCTTCATGCCCATCGCACGCAG GAGGAACGCTCGTCAGGTTGGTGATGAGGAGGATCCCCTGACCCAGTGTGTCATACAAGGAG CCGGGCTGCAGGTGGAAGCAGAACAGAGGATGATGATGGTTGCAGAGGGTAACAGCACATACCTGGAGTGCCTGCCCAAATCCAGACATGCGGCCGTGACCTGGTACAAACAGGCAGGAGAGAACAGCCCTGAGCTGAATCAG TTGCAGTCGGGAGAGCAGCTggtggtgacagagagaggtgttCTGATCAGTCGGGCCGAGACGGGTCACTCTGGTGTGTACCACTGTCAACTGGAGGAGCACGGCTTCCACTGGACCGCCGTCACTGTGCATCTGAGTGTGTGGAGCCCCTCCCGTGCCCTCTCCTGGTCCACCAGCAACCGCAACCCCAACTCCAGCCCAGACGCCTCCCAACCCTGGTACCAGGACGTCATGGCCCTCATCCACCCCAGCAGCCTAGAGCAGCACTGTCAGAGGCTGGGCTTCAGGCGACGACGCAACCGCGGCCAGGATCAGACCAAGGACAGTGACCACAAGACAGGGGATGGCCCCAGGGGCGAGAGGCACAAACATGGAGGccgaggaggaggtggaggaggtggaggaggaagaggaggcgggaggaagagcaggagcAAACCCAAGCAGAGGTCTCCGCGAAGCTCTTAG